The sequence CCGGAGGTTGTACCAAAAACATAGAACCTATGATAAGTAATATTCCTATCAGGGTAGGCAAAAGATAATAGTGTCTATGAGATCTTTTATAGAGGTTCAGAGCTGTCTTTATTAAAAAATAATAAAATAACAAATAGAGTAAAGTCCCAATGAGACCAACTTCCAGGATGATCCAGAAATAATAATTATCTATGGCATAAAAATCAAATTTGGTTACGAAATTTCTCTCTTTTCCAAACCCAAAAAAAGGTGCCTCTTGTATTTTATCATACACAGCCACATATTGAAGTGCCCTGGAAGTTGAACTTCTTACTTCTTCCCCTCCACTAAGCAGGTCAAAACGGCCATGAAAATTCATGATTAACATATGGATATAATTGAATAGAAAATAGAAAACCACACCAATCACAATAACATTTAACATGTGTGCAATCAATCTATACTCTTTACCCCTTCTATAGATGTTTAGGACCAAATAGATATAAACCAGGATCATTGACATTACAATAGCCGATCGTGACCCAGTTGAATAGATTGCGAATATGAACAATAGTAGATAGATCATTTTCAACAGTAAAGAGTAATTGTTTTTATAGATATAGGCTACTACCATAGGAAATAAGATAACAAGATATTGGCCTAGGACAATGGAATTAAGAAAACTTGTCCTTACACGATACATTCCGCTTCTTGTTAAACCCATGGTTGCATCCGTAAGCAACATAATTTTATCTGAAGCCAAGGTCCCATATATGGGATACTTTAATATAAACTCAAGCAAGACAAATATCAAAACTATGGTATAGCCATAAAAAATGATCTTGACCAATTGGTCAATACTCTCTTTTGTATGGATCAAAAGGATTGTCAATATTATAATAAACACGGAAGAGAGAAATTCTATAAGGATCATAATATATTGTGATACTTCTCTACTGTTCATGGTTAGAGAAAACAGTTTTACAACAAAAAATAGTAGCAATATGTTTATCATGGCTCTATTTTGCTGATATACCGGTGACATCCGTTGAGCAATATGTTTCAAGTTTTGAGTCAGAGAAAGGGTCAATGAGATAAATAAAATGATCAATAAAATTCTTTTTAATGAGATAGCAAAACCTTCACCTCCTATACCGAATCCTAAATATGGCGGCATGAATGGTACGAGAAAAATAAAAATGAGATATATGAACTGAAGTCGATAGGAAATAATGAAAAAGTATACACTTAGAACTAATGTTAAAACCGATCCCAATACTTATCCCTTAAAAGCTATATATTTATTTAGCTTTCTGTATAGTTTTGACATACCCTTTAAAAGCGTAGGAAAACTTCTTAAATAGTAACTTAGTAAAAGTTTTTTTGATCTTTTCGGAGTTAGTGAATAACTATCTTTAACGGTCTGCTTAAATTTTATAATATCATCACTTATCAAGTAAGAGAGTGCCATTTCAAGATACAATTCTGATTTGATCT is a genomic window of Sulfurovum sp. XGS-02 containing:
- a CDS encoding O-antigen ligase family protein: MPPYLGFGIGGEGFAISLKRILLIILFISLTLSLTQNLKHIAQRMSPVYQQNRAMINILLLFFVVKLFSLTMNSREVSQYIMILIEFLSSVFIIILTILLIHTKESIDQLVKIIFYGYTIVLIFVLLEFILKYPIYGTLASDKIMLLTDATMGLTRSGMYRVRTSFLNSIVLGQYLVILFPMVVAYIYKNNYSLLLKMIYLLLFIFAIYSTGSRSAIVMSMILVYIYLVLNIYRRGKEYRLIAHMLNVIVIGVVFYFLFNYIHMLIMNFHGRFDLLSGGEEVRSSTSRALQYVAVYDKIQEAPFFGFGKERNFVTKFDFYAIDNYYFWIILEVGLIGTLLYLLFYYFLIKTALNLYKRSHRHYYLLPTLIGILLIIGSMFLVQPPDNHIYLYLFAGLICVMKALQTNKKVLM